The following DNA comes from Anaerostipes rhamnosivorans.
TCCGGTCCCACCTAGTTATGTGAAATGCCGCCGCCTGTTCCCTGGATTCCTCCGGCAGATCTTTCGCATAATAAAGCAGCGCACCTGTAGGGGTGTGCCCAAAGATGACGGTATACGGACAGGACAATTTTGCATTAAAAAACTCCCTGCGGATCCATAAAAGGGTGTCACGGTCCATAGCAGCAATCTGTTCCTCCGATTCTCCCCTGGATACGTCAATTCCTGCATGTACTAACAGATACTGCTTCCCTTCTACCGAGATCATACGGTACAGGGGAAGATTTTTTACAAACTCAATGCACCGTTCCTGCTCCTCCTTCGGAAAGGACATCAGGGAAGCTAAAGTGACTCCTCCCCCGTTAAAAAGCCATGTCTCATACCAGGATTCCTCATCATTCATAGTTCTCAACATCATATCCTCATGATTTCCCATGAGAAGAACCATATTCTTCTGCCCCCTGATATATTCCAGCAGCTTGATGCCGTCCGGTCCCCGGTCCACCACGTCTCCGATGATATACAGTTTGTCTTCGGAGGAAAACTGAATCTTCTCAAGCATCTCAAAAAAAGCCCGGCTTTGGCCGTGAATGTCAGACAGCACATAGATCTTCTGCATGAATACTCCCCCTTTAGGTTATGGACTTTCTTCCCCTAACTTCCTGCGGATCCTCTGGATCGCATTGTCAATTGATTTTGTCGGCTTGTCCAGTTTCCTGGCGATTTCTACATAGTTCTCTCCGCTGAGATAAAGCTCCATCACATCTTTTTCAAATCCGCTGAGTTTCGTCTCGATCTTCTTATAGTAATCAGATATATTTTCCTTTTGTATTAGAACCTGTTCCGGATTCGTATCCTCTTCCATGAACTGTTCTTCCTCTCCATGATCATTAAACAGCGAAATATAGTTATTTAACGGACCATGTTTTTTTCTCTTGGAAGCGGTCACTGTCGTATAAATCTGACGTTTGACACAAAGGGATGCAAACGTGGAAAATGACGCATTTTTGTCTTTGTCATAATTTTTAACAGCTTTGAAAAGGCCGATCATGCCTTCCTGGATCAAGTCCTCCTCATCCGCTCCGGCAAGAAAAAACTTTCTGGACTCTCTGCGCACCAGTCCCCCATACCGGTTTAACAGAAAATCCATCGCCTGATCATCTCCAAGTTTAATTTCATCCAACAATTCCTGGTCAGAATAATCTTTAAATATTTTCATAGCACCTCTATTTTAGAAGTCTCTGTCTCACAATTTCATAAGCCAGCACACCGGCAGCCACAGACGCATTCAATGAATCAATATCACCATTCATAGGAATGGAAGCAATATAATCACAGCGCTCTTTGACTAAACGGCTGACTCCGCTGCCTTCGTTTCCGATGACCAGCCCGATGGGCCCAGTCAGATTCTGGCGGTACATGACTTCCCCTTCCATATCAGCACAGACAAACCACAGTCCCCGCTCCTTTAATTCTTCCATCGTCTTTGAAAGGTTGGTCACTTTCACGACCGGTGTATAGTTGATGGCCCCGGCGGAAGTTTTGGCCACTGTCGATGTCAGCCCCACAGCTCTGCGCTTCGGAATGATCACTCCGTGGGCTCCCGCAAGGTTTGCAGTCCTTATGATGGCCCCCAGATTGTGTGGGTCCTCAATACCGTCCAGAAGAATAAAGAATGGATCCTCATTTTTTTCTTCTGCCTTGCGGAAAAGATCATCAAGCTGTGCATACTCATAAGCCGCAGCCATGGCTACCACACCCTGGTGATGCTCATTTGTCAGCTGGTCTAAGCGTTCCTTTTCTACAAAATTCAGAACCGCATCCGTCTTTTTTGCTTCTCTTACAATGGTTCTGATAGGACCGTCTTGGCATCCGTCCAAGATAAAGATCTTGTCGATCGGTTTGCCTGCCCTCAACGCTTCCAGCACGGCATTCCTGCCCGCCAGCAAATATTCTTCGTAGCTCATTCATTTTCTCCTAAATCTAATCCTATTTTTATCAACTCCACAGCACGCCCCATCTTCCCGGACAAATACAAATATCCCATCAGGGCTTCAACTCCTGTGGCCATGCGGTATTCAACGATGGAAGCATTTTTTGCGGCGGTGGCGGATTTAGCGTTCCGCCCTCGCTTATAGACAGCTGATTCTTCATCGGTCAGCCTTTCTTTTATTCTATCATAAACCCGGGCCTGTGCGGAAGCTTTTACCATGCTGCTGGACTTTTGGTGATACTTATTGACACTCATATTCCCTTCAGAGATCACCAGAGTCCTGACGGCGAGTTCATAAACCGCATCTCCAATGTAGGCGAGCCCCAGAGGAGAGTAGGTCTTTGGATCTATTTTTGGCAGATCAAGCCCCTGTATCATAAATTCAATTAAGCTCGTTTCCATTTTACGCCTTCTCTTGTATCCTTTAAAATGATTCCTTTTTCCAACAGTTCGTCTCTGATCTCATCCGCTCTGCCAAAGTTCTTATCTTTTCTTGCCTGATTTCGTTCTTCGATGAGCTGTTCAATCTCCTCATCCAGGATTCCTTCCTCCTGCTTTGTCTCAATCCCAAGAACCCCGCATAAGGTTTCTAACGTTTCCAAAAGCTTCTTGGCGTAGGCACTGGAGCCCTCTTTCACCGTTGTGTTGGAAAGTTTAACGATCTCAAAGATAGCGGAAATGGCATCTGCGGTGTTAAAGTCATCCTCCATGGCTTCCTCAAACTTAGCGGTCAGCTTCCCAGCCTCCGCAAGGTTTTGCTCTTCCTCACTGCTCAACTCTGTTTCCGGCATGCAAGCCCGGTCTCTCAAAAGATCAATGGCCGTCAAGATCCGGTCCAGGCTGTTCTTTGCAGACTCAACAAGAGTATCACTAAAATTCAACGGGTTTCTATAATGGGCGCTCAGCATAAAAAACCTGATGACCTGAAGCGGGTACTTTTCACTGATCTCCCGCACCGTAAAAAAGTTCCCCGCCGATTTCGACATTTTCTGGTTGTCGATATTTAAGAAACCGTTGTGCATCCAGTAATTTGCAAAACATTCGTCATTGCAAGCTTCACTCTGGGCAATCTCATTTTCATGGTGTGGGAAGATCAAGTCCTCTCCACCTGCATGGATGTCGATGGTGTCGCCAATATACTTTTTGGACATCTCAGAACATTCGATATGCCATCCGGGGCGGCCTTTCCCCCACGGGGACGGCCATGCGATCTCTCCCTCTTTCTTCGGTTTCCAGAGCACAAAATCCAACGGATCCTTTTTCCCTTCTTCTCCACGGACTTTAATGTCCCTGTGGCCGCCTTCCAAATCGTCTATATTCTTTTTGGAAAGCTTTCCGTATCCCTCAAATGAACGTGTTTTAAAGTAAACCGTTCCGTTTGATTCATATGCGTGGCCCTTCTCGATTAAAGTCTCGATCATACGGATCATTCCGTCTATCTCTTCCGTGGCTTTTGGCTGGTGCGTTGCCGGTTTTACATTCAAACCTTCCATATCCTTTTTACATTCCTCGATATAGCGCTCTGCGATCTCTGTAGCGGACACACCTTCCTCGTTGGCCTTTTTAATAATCTTGTCATCCACATCCGTAAAGTTTGACACATAGTTGACATCATAACCTTTGTATTCAAAATATCTGCGGACGGTATCAAAGATGATCATGGGCCGTGCATTTCCAATGTGAATGTAATTATAAACTGTGGGTCCGCACACATATATCCCTACTTTGCCCGGATGCACCGGTACAAATTCCTCTTTTTTTCTTGTCAGTGTATTGTAGATCTTCATCATTTATCTCCTTTCGCTGCATCTTCCACTCGTTTGCAGTGCTCCATAAAAATATTCAACGCACTTCTGAGTTCCGCATTTTCCTTCGCCAATTTTTCGATATCCATATCCACTGGATCCGGAAGATCAATCTGGTTGAGTTCCAGACTCTGGATCCGGGTGCCGTCTCTTTTGATCACTCTTCCCGGAACACCTACGACCGTTGAGTTAGGCGGCACATCAGAGACCACAACTGAGCCTGCGCCTATCTTAGAATTCTTCCCAATCGTGATCGATCCTAGTACTTTGGCTCCTGCACTGATCAGTACATTATCCTCAATGGTCGGATGACGCTTGCCAGTCTCATTTCCAGTACCACCCAGCGTAACCCCCTGATAGATGGTCACGTTGTTCCCGATGATCGTCGTCTCGCCGATGACGACCCCATGTCCGTGGTCAATAAAAAGGCCTTCGCCGATCTGTGCCCCTGGATGGATCTCGATACCGGTTTTTCTGGCGATCTTCTGTGAAATCTTTCTGGCTTTATAAAAATTACCTTCCTTATACATCTGATGGGTGATTCTGTACCAATACAGTGCTTTCACATAAGGATACAGAAAGACTTCTCTTTGGTTTTTAAGGGCCGGATCCCGGTCCTTGATAATCTCAAACTGGCTTTTTGCAAAATCTCTAAAGCCCATACTTACCTCCAAATCCATATTTACATAATGCAGGACTTTTTATTCTATAGGGAGGTTCTGTGAACCTTCTAACATAGAATAAAAAAACTCCGTCTCAAAAAAGAGACGAAGTTATATCCGCGGTTCCACTCTTACTTAAAACATCCTTGGGATGTCTTCCCTTAAGCTTCCGTTAACGCCGGCCACGTACAGGGCTACTGCTGCTTCGTCCTGTCTGCTCCCAGAGGCATTCCCAACTCTTTTCCTAAAAACTGCTTTCAGCCGATGACAGTTTCTCTCTGATAGTTCCGGTGAAGGTACTGGTTCTGTTCTGCGCATTTCACTTACCATATAGTTTATGCGCTTTCCCCTGAAATGTCAACCGGATTATTTAATATCCACCGCTTTAAAATGCATGGCGCCAACCACTGCAGCGGCGGTCAGAAATACAATACCTGTCACAATTCCCGTAACAAGATCCGCATTTTTCATTCCGCTTTGAATCAGTATTGACAACGTATTGCCAGGCCAGTATTTTGCCAGTTCCACCGAATGTCCGAAAAGCTTTGTCAG
Coding sequences within:
- the epsC gene encoding serine O-acetyltransferase EpsC; the protein is MGFRDFAKSQFEIIKDRDPALKNQREVFLYPYVKALYWYRITHQMYKEGNFYKARKISQKIARKTGIEIHPGAQIGEGLFIDHGHGVVIGETTIIGNNVTIYQGVTLGGTGNETGKRHPTIEDNVLISAGAKVLGSITIGKNSKIGAGSVVVSDVPPNSTVVGVPGRVIKRDGTRIQSLELNQIDLPDPVDMDIEKLAKENAELRSALNIFMEHCKRVEDAAKGDK
- a CDS encoding sigma-70 family RNA polymerase sigma factor; its protein translation is MKIFKDYSDQELLDEIKLGDDQAMDFLLNRYGGLVRRESRKFFLAGADEEDLIQEGMIGLFKAVKNYDKDKNASFSTFASLCVKRQIYTTVTASKRKKHGPLNNYISLFNDHGEEEQFMEEDTNPEQVLIQKENISDYYKKIETKLSGFEKDVMELYLSGENYVEIARKLDKPTKSIDNAIQRIRRKLGEESP
- a CDS encoding Mini-ribonuclease 3 — its product is METSLIEFMIQGLDLPKIDPKTYSPLGLAYIGDAVYELAVRTLVISEGNMSVNKYHQKSSSMVKASAQARVYDRIKERLTDEESAVYKRGRNAKSATAAKNASIVEYRMATGVEALMGYLYLSGKMGRAVELIKIGLDLGENE
- the rlmB gene encoding 23S rRNA (guanosine(2251)-2'-O)-methyltransferase RlmB, with protein sequence MSYEEYLLAGRNAVLEALRAGKPIDKIFILDGCQDGPIRTIVREAKKTDAVLNFVEKERLDQLTNEHHQGVVAMAAAYEYAQLDDLFRKAEEKNEDPFFILLDGIEDPHNLGAIIRTANLAGAHGVIIPKRRAVGLTSTVAKTSAGAINYTPVVKVTNLSKTMEELKERGLWFVCADMEGEVMYRQNLTGPIGLVIGNEGSGVSRLVKERCDYIASIPMNGDIDSLNASVAAGVLAYEIVRQRLLK
- the cysS gene encoding cysteine--tRNA ligase, whose amino-acid sequence is MKIYNTLTRKKEEFVPVHPGKVGIYVCGPTVYNYIHIGNARPMIIFDTVRRYFEYKGYDVNYVSNFTDVDDKIIKKANEEGVSATEIAERYIEECKKDMEGLNVKPATHQPKATEEIDGMIRMIETLIEKGHAYESNGTVYFKTRSFEGYGKLSKKNIDDLEGGHRDIKVRGEEGKKDPLDFVLWKPKKEGEIAWPSPWGKGRPGWHIECSEMSKKYIGDTIDIHAGGEDLIFPHHENEIAQSEACNDECFANYWMHNGFLNIDNQKMSKSAGNFFTVREISEKYPLQVIRFFMLSAHYRNPLNFSDTLVESAKNSLDRILTAIDLLRDRACMPETELSSEEEQNLAEAGKLTAKFEEAMEDDFNTADAISAIFEIVKLSNTTVKEGSSAYAKKLLETLETLCGVLGIETKQEEGILDEEIEQLIEERNQARKDKNFGRADEIRDELLEKGIILKDTREGVKWKRA
- a CDS encoding metallophosphoesterase family protein, which encodes MQKIYVLSDIHGQSRAFFEMLEKIQFSSEDKLYIIGDVVDRGPDGIKLLEYIRGQKNMVLLMGNHEDMMLRTMNDEESWYETWLFNGGGVTLASLMSFPKEEQERCIEFVKNLPLYRMISVEGKQYLLVHAGIDVSRGESEEQIAAMDRDTLLWIRREFFNAKLSCPYTVIFGHTPTGALLYYAKDLPEESREQAAAFHITRWDRRIAIDCGCAYGENLGCLRLNDQKEFYIKI